In the genome of Jatrophihabitans sp., one region contains:
- a CDS encoding SRPBCC family protein translates to MRLTHDFTVPADIDRAWEVLLDIELIAPCMPGAALETVDGDDFTGTVKVRLGPIGLTYKGKASFIEKDAAGRRAVIDAQGKDARGNGTAKAIITATLTSQGSGTAVNVVTDLNITGKPAQFGRGVMVDVGNKLIGQFADCLAGKLSEPAAGALPEPATGALSEPATGALPEPAAGPLDPGELDATELEIAEQQLGAVEFDNVERLGIDEPGIAETGLAELRTAPSVMPDSAVAGPGLASASADGQDQAIEPAAAAEAAPPAQRLSDAAAAAKPTGRPVRPDTGPTLAQPPAHRPAVADVEPIDLLGSAGPAIAKRLAPVAAGALLLALLFLLRRHRRTASRSAQRQAAAERRAAVQRWAAVDRRGSAERRAAAERRGSVEQRQLDRHVLWLGRVLGQPAKPAPGRSAVLGRPRRSRRRGD, encoded by the coding sequence ATGCGACTCACCCACGACTTCACCGTGCCGGCCGACATCGACCGAGCCTGGGAGGTGCTGCTCGACATCGAGCTGATCGCGCCGTGCATGCCGGGCGCCGCTCTTGAGACCGTGGACGGCGATGACTTCACCGGCACGGTCAAGGTGCGGCTGGGCCCGATCGGCCTCACCTACAAGGGGAAGGCCAGCTTCATCGAGAAGGACGCCGCCGGACGCCGCGCGGTGATCGACGCCCAGGGCAAGGACGCGCGCGGAAACGGCACCGCCAAGGCCATCATCACCGCGACATTGACATCGCAGGGCAGCGGCACCGCGGTGAACGTCGTCACCGACCTCAACATCACCGGCAAGCCCGCCCAGTTCGGCCGGGGCGTGATGGTGGATGTGGGCAACAAGCTGATCGGGCAGTTCGCTGACTGCCTGGCCGGCAAGCTGTCCGAGCCTGCCGCCGGCGCGCTACCCGAGCCGGCTACCGGCGCGCTGTCCGAACCTGCCACCGGCGCGCTGCCAGAGCCGGCCGCCGGCCCGCTTGACCCCGGTGAGCTTGACGCCACCGAACTTGAGATCGCAGAGCAGCAGCTCGGCGCGGTGGAATTCGACAACGTGGAGCGGCTCGGCATCGACGAGCCGGGCATCGCCGAGACGGGTCTCGCCGAGCTGCGGACAGCCCCGTCCGTGATGCCTGACTCCGCGGTCGCCGGGCCGGGCCTGGCCTCGGCATCGGCGGATGGGCAGGACCAGGCCATCGAGCCGGCAGCTGCCGCCGAGGCCGCTCCGCCGGCTCAGCGGCTCAGCGACGCCGCCGCCGCCGCGAAGCCGACCGGCAGGCCGGTCCGACCGGACACTGGTCCCACGCTGGCTCAGCCCCCCGCGCATCGGCCGGCGGTCGCCGACGTCGAGCCGATCGACCTGCTCGGCTCGGCAGGGCCGGCCATCGCCAAGCGGCTGGCGCCGGTGGCGGCCGGCGCGCTGCTGCTGGCGCTGCTGTTCCTGCTGCGCCGCCATCGCCGCACGGCTTCTCGCTCAGCGCAGCGGCAGGCTGCAGCCGAGCGGCGGGCAGCCGTCCAACGATGGGCTGCGGTCGACCGGCGGGGCTCAGCCGAACGGCGGGCCGCAGCCGAACGGCGCGGCTCAGTCGAACAGCGTCAATTGGACCGCCACGTTCTGTGGCTGGGCCGGGTGCTTGGCCAGCCTGCCAAACCGGCGCCCGGCCGGTCGGCCGTGCTCGGCCGCCCGCGCAGGTCCCGCAGACGGGGCGACTGA